A segment of the Panicum hallii strain FIL2 chromosome 1, PHallii_v3.1, whole genome shotgun sequence genome:
GTCGAAAATGGATGCCGTCTCGATCTCCTCGACgtgatcggggagcagcaactcgccGAGGttgtcgacaaacttgtcgaggtcgctgcatcGACTTGGTGTAGAGACCTCCGGCTTCCtagagttggctaggtggccattgaagccacccgagccgttggcaacgcagacctaGGAGCCGAAAACGaacgttgtgccctcatcgagcactaTGCTCGTGaagctgaaagatgccatcgagttctctggTGGATACTCGATGAACAcctctacctggcgcgccagctgtcagtattttaccaccacgcccactgagggatacccccgaggtggtgagtttgtaggtagggtgtcgccgagatcaggaactcgagaGTGttaggaacacaaagtttaggtttgggccgctgagagcgtaataccctacgtcctgtgtgtggtttgtattgccttaggtgttgatcagGGTGGTCTTGGATGATCCTATTTGGAGGGcatccctgcccgcccttatatagtttggggggcaAGGTTATATGGGAATCATAGCCggatacgagcttaggagtcctacccgaatacttttctggtagttccGTATTGTATCCGATTAGTTCTACTACGgtacgagtagttctactacgttacgagtagttacaactggtgtagggtgtgggtcatgtcccaccccttattcTATAAGATATACAccatgtgtacagtcccgtggaTCCAGTTCTGATAGAGTTTGCAGAAAACAGGAAGGGAGGACGGAGGACGGAGGACTGAGGAGTAGGATCGCGGTAGCGTGAAGTCGCGAACATGAGAAGTAGGGGAGACGAAGTGTGCTCGGGAGTCGGGAAGGTTCCGGGTCCAACTGCACCGTTCGAACCGCAAGGGAGATGATAGGGTGTGGATGGACGGCACGGTTAAAGCATATCTAAGATCGAACGGCTGAGATTTGTTGGCCACTTGGCCTAGTAAAATTGCCCGGTTTGAACCCAGGTTTCGTTATTAAAAGATTCTGTTTGACTAAAAATTCGTACCTCAAGCTTAGGAACAGAGACCTGGCATTTCGGCCTTCACAACTCCAGCAGCAACAGCTTCCGAGTAAACTATTCTTGGAACTATGCAGAGAGTTCAGAAGAATCAGAAGAGTAGAAACATCAGCGCAACCACATGCATGTGCTTCTCTGGAAACTCTGTGCTGAGCAGTCACAGAAACTACCGGTACAATCGGCACACCTTAGCAGTGGCCGTACCCTATTGCAGGAAcgcacaaaagaaaaaaaaaatgcagtACTGTAGTAGTAGATGGGAATTGGGAaggaggcagcagcagcagcaaaagGCACATCAGGGCAGAACGAACAATAATCAACCGGCGCCGGAACGTGGTCAAGATGCGGCGCGGCAATCCCGAGGAGTAGGTTGGCCGGCGCTGCCGCCAAGGGTTCGGGTTCCGACCACCGGATCCGTCCATCACGTGCCCTCCTCACATGAACGCATGAGCCTCCTGAGTCCCGACTTCGCCCTCCGCCCAATCCTCATCTCTGCGTGTGAGCAGGTTGGTGCTGCCGAAATGCATCTGAATCGGGGAACGCTGCTCTCCATCAGCGGCCAATGTTTCCCACGCACGTACTGGCCGGTCAAAGATGCGTGTGCGATGCGACGGTGTGTCAAGCACTTTTCAAATACAGAAAAGCCCACTCTTGCAGTGAAATTCAGatgaaattcgaaaaaatatTCTAATGTTGTTAGCGGACGGAAATAGAGAGCATCTCCTTGCCTGGAAGAGTGTAGAGAAATAGGGAAGCGTCCGTCAGAATAATTCACCACTGGATGTTCCAGTACCGACCAACAGTCCAGGAAGTGATTGGCAGTTACGGTTATGATAGTAGTAGATAAGCCCCTGTTTGGTTATGGAGGGTCTATTTGCTGTttagagtattaaataaaatatatttgcaaaacttttttATAGacggtgctaattcgcgagacgaatttaataagtgtaattaatccataatttgcaacagtgatacTTCAGTAACAatccgctaattatggattaatatacctcattagattcatctTATGAATTAACCCAGGAGTTCTGCAAtcagttttgtaattagactttgtTTAGAGTCTGTTTGGGAGAGCTCCAGCCGGCTCCGGCTCCTTCTGATAAAGTACTATTCACTGGATCCGGTTTCTCCTGACAAAGCAATTTGTAGCTCCACCAGCTCCTTCTGGCTGtgggagaggaaggggagagaaaaCCGGCTACAGTGAATAGTGTATTATAAGGAGGAGTTGGAGCTGGCTGGAGCTCTCCCAAACAGTCTCCTGATACTCCAAGTGACGAAATTTTTTTATGATGTGTTAGGGCTAGTTCTGCAAGTAGTGCAGAGGACTGCAGGAGATGTCTCATCGCGTTCCATGGAATGGAAGCCTTTGTGGCGTTAACCAAGCAATAGTAAAGGTGGTTTATCCATTAACAACTCGGTTGAATCTTTTGACCAGACAAATTCTACTCCACTAGACATGTGTTCTGAGCTCGATCTACAAGCTTAGGAGCGGCGGTTGCACATGGCGAGAGTTTGTCAGGGTTCGAATTACATGTGAATGAAACCTGCATACGACTGGACTGACACCACCATTATCCCTCGTCAGTAAATTATTCCGCGCTTAACCACCTATATCTAACTGCCACTGGCAATTATGCACCATCGTTTCCAGACCAGATCCCATCAGCATTTCTTCCAATCCCCCCTGTAACCACCGCCAGCGTTCCCTGCGTATACTTGCTCCATCTCACCGCCTCGGTGAATCCATTGCCGGAGCACACGCGTAGGCAAGCAATGGCCAGACACCGGTTGGTGCGCCACCGTGCGAGTCTCGTGCTGCTCCTCATCGGGCTACTCCTGAGCTCctcctcgacggcggcgcgcgccaTTGAAACGACGAGGTCGACGGCTCGGGCGACGACGGAGAGCTACAGCTACCCCCGGAGCCGGAAGCTGCTGGTGACCGCGCCGCGGGTGTCGCCGGACACGCGGCCGTCAGGGTCGCAGCAGGAGATGGACGttggcggctggcggcgggcgACGCCGTTCAGGAGGGCCGGGGccagcctcggccgccgtgtcCCGGGGTCCCACGCCAACCCGTCTCACAACTAAGCACTCGATCTGCAGGTGCTACGTGGGTGCACACCATAGGTTCGTTCTCCCCGCCGCGTTTTGGTAATTCGTTCGTGAAAAGATGCCGTGTGGTTTATGATTTGGATTCCTGAGATTTGCTTGTGGTTTCAGTGTAGAGGTGCCTGCGGACCCCCCCGGAACGGCGAgcgtccacgacggcgaggtcgACCGATGATCCACCCGGCCGGCGCTGGAGAGCAGCTGGAAGCAGGGGCGCGCCGGCCCGAGTAACGGCGGAGAATGTAGCTAGGTGACTAGGGTAatgtttggatccaaagtgcaaaagggcaaaaggGTAAAAATTTTGCCATTCGCTAAAAGTGGCAAAAGTTTTGTCATTAGGGGTGTTTGGATTCAAATGGCAAAAGTTTTGGCAAAAGCTTATTTAaacctcttttctcctttttgccatagggtgtttgggtccaaatggaaaaaagagcaaatttttTGCTGTTTCATTTTAATATCTGTTTTTGCTGTTTCCTTTTTTACCATAGAGTGTTTGGGTCCAAATGGGAAAAAAGAACAAATTTTTTACTACTTGCCCTTTTGTCAAAGGATCCAAACAGACCCTAGGTCTGTCTGTGCATGGTATGTCTGTACAATTTAGTCCACCTGACACAATTTTGGCTTGGAATGATTAGGAGCTGACAGTAGCACGCAGTTCCCTGTTCAGATAGAGAGGCATGCTTCAATTATTCTTTGCTTCTGTGTACGTAGTTATGAACTTGCTTGAGTTCTTCAGTTCAGCGTACGTGTGTCTATGTTGGCACAGTTGCAACTTGCAATCAGCCTGCAGTGCTTTTCGCTTTCGGATCTGTGATTTCCGTCCCCTGATCCAGTTTCATCAGGCAGACGAAAAAGCAAACATACTTTTGGCAGTGCAAGCATCATCTGGCGAAGCACCAAATGTCCTAGTAATTAAACCAATGGACACATACTTCAGTTGTCGAATCGGCCGAAGGTGGAGTTGACGAGGTGCTCGGCGACGAGCCTGCTGGCGCGCTCCGTGGGGTGCACGGCGTCCCAGAACACGTAGCGGTCGGCGTCCGGGCACGTCccgccgggcgccgccgcccacgcgccGCAGGGGTACCCCATCTCGTACGTGCCGGTGCCGCAGCACCCGACGTCCGCGCGCACGAACCCGTGCCGGGCCGGCTCCCGCACCACGCCCTCGAAGAAGTCGTACACCTCCGCCACCCGGATGTCGGCGCCGGGCAGCTCGGCGCCCAGGTCGGCGACCATGGCCGCCAGCGCCGCGTTGaagccgcgcgccgcggcgttGTACGCCTCGTCGCAGCCGCCGCGGGccagggcgcgggcgcgggcgcgctcCACGGGCAGGCAGCCCATGGCAGCGAGCCCCGTGAAGCCGATCCTGCGCGCGCCCAGGCCGTAGAGCTCCGCCAGGAACGCCCGGGCCAGGCCCACCAGGTACTCCGTGTACTCGGGCACCGTGAACTCGAGGAACCGCGTGGTGGTGAGCGCGAAGTAGTTCTCGATGAAGTCATTGGTGCCGATGCTGACGGCGCACACGGCGCCGGCCACCACGGCGTGGGCCTCGGCGGCGCCCAGGTGGGCGGCCAGCCGCGCCTTGTACTCCCGGAACATCTCCACTTGCTTCCACAGGGGGATCACTTGCTGGAACGTTCGGATCGAGATCACAGTGAGATAATAGATTACACATCTCTCTATTTTTGGACAACACAAAACAAACAAGCAATGGATACATTTCCATGGTTTACAGATTAAATCGATCTCTTTAGTGCTACAATGCACGTGAAAGCTAGCGTTCAATGAAATACCATTGGCGATGGCATCAAAAGTACTCGGTCGTACGCGTAGGAGAATGGCAATCGACAAATGTGACTGTTGCGTTAGCACTGCTCACCGGCCGGCACTCTGATGTAAAAGTGTTCCCGAGTAGGGCACGAGGATCTGCTTGCCTCCCATCGAATGTGCAGCGGGAATCTTGCAGAAAAGTGCTGCTGGTTTTATTTTGGTCCGGCGACAAATTAAAGGCCGTTACTCCTAGTAGCATACAGGAGAGTTGTATGTACGTGCAAGGTATGTGTGTCCTTTTTTTATAGACACATCTTATATATAGGCAATAATGTCAGTGTGTGGAAACTTTTCACTTTCTTGCTTGTTATATTACTTCCATCTGCAACTGCAAAATGACACAATTCAAGGTACATACCAGCCCCTATCAATTTGAAAACTTGGGGTCACATTATGATCCATGTTGGTTCAAATTGAACTTAGCCTTGATTTAGTAACCAtgcaaatatatttttgaaGTATGCCaaccaaacatattgacatTCGGTTAGTGTAACGAGttaaatatataaaaaaattcATAGACGATCTGTTtgaattgccatcttcttaaTACAAAGAAACACAACTCTTTTGCGTTTTCGAGAAAAAAATTGAATTACCTTCTTTTTGCTCTTCTTTTTGTCTTGCTGAATGGACACCCAGGAGTAAATGACTAGCGGATGAACTAATGGACTGCTGTTGGAACACTACATTCACAAGTAGTTTGGAGGAAAAAGGAACAGTGGGCCCGGGAATAGTATTTACATTCATTCTCGATGTACATGCATGAGATAGAATCATGTTGGATCATTTACGTTGCATGACCCTTCTTCATTTAAATGGTATCAGTATCTAACAAATACTTCCTCGGTGTAAATATACAGTTTAGCCTGAACGTTTTATTAGATGGAAACCAAAATACAAGAAATGTTTTCTTAGATTATTTCGAAGCTAAAACAAATGAGCCCATTGCTTACAAATAAAGTTTAAGAATCCAATTTTAGAAAACTTAGAGTCTACAATCCACCTATTAAAATCCAAAGCTAAAACTAAACTACGATATGATGAGGAAATGATTAAGATTGGCAACTCTCCAGTTCTTGAGTAGTCTTACCTTACATTGTTCTATCGCGTCTATATGTACACGCGTACGTACGTCAACCGTAACATGCAAAATGATTCAATTCCCAAAAGAAAAACAGACAATAATTTCTGCAACGGCCAAAACGAAACGACGCCTGCGAATGCACTCGTTCGTAAGCAAGAGATAGATGTAGCACAAGCAGAAAGAAAACACAGCACTGCTCGATCGTCTGATAGAGAGATAGTAGGAGTACTTACGAAGACGCGCGAGGTGGCGACGTCGAGTCCTGATCCCGCGGAGGCGAAGCAGACGCCGATGGCGAAGTCCTGGATGCCGTAGTCCGGGTCGAGGTAGGCCGGCACGAAGCCGCGGCCGAGCCCGAGCGCCTCCGAGTAGAAGTCGGTGGCGACGCGGCCGTTGCTGAACCGCCCCGTGGCGCGGCCCCCCGGGAAGTCGCGGCCGTAGGGCGGGAAGTTGCTCCGCACCGCCGTCGGGACGGCGTTGTTGTTGCCGGCGTCCACCGTGGAGTCGCCGAACACGATCAGCGccgtcacgcgcgcgcgcacgaccggcaggaggagcaggagcagcggcAGGACgaggcgacgacgacgacgcgcgTGCACGGCGGATGCCGCAGCCATGCCGATCGATGCTAGCTTCTAGCTAGCTGGCTCTCCGGGACTCCGACGACTATCCTATACGTCTTCAATTTCTTACAGGGCAGGGCAGCCTGCTGCCTCTTCGAACAACAGGAGCCGTGGCGTGAAAAAGGGCTTGGAGTAAAGCCGGAGGCGTGGTTGCATGCGGTTCTGGGCGGCGGGTAGGTGTGCCGCGCCCGCAGCAGCTGTTCCGGCCGGTTCCAGGCCCCCCTCTCTCAGGAGTCAGGCTTGTCGATGAGTTCGTCCCAGCGCCGGCCGGTGTGTCGCTGTCAGGTTCGTGCGCGTGCATGGCGGGATGCTGCCGTCGCGCACCTTTCGGAACGAACTGGAAAGCTCTGCTGCAAGGCGCCGTGCTTCCCGTGCAACGAACATGGACCTGTTCTCCGTGCGTTGATGGCTTGTTCGCCCACTTGACCACCGGCAGATTCACAGATTCGGTCATGCTCCGGAGTGTATAAAACATTAATGAATAGTACTAGCCATTACTGTGGACCGTCCATTCAACATTCTAACAAGTATATACTTATATGCTTATATGAAAACAATCGCTTGCTTACATTTTCGTGCTTTGCCTTTTGTTTTCTAGACGTGCACATCTTATTGGGCCTGGACTCGTGGTGTGACTATACATCGCTCGTGCTACAAGATGAAGTGGTAGAGCAAATTAAACGGAGTCATATGCATGGTATATTGGCTAAATTTGATTAGAGAAGATACAAGGGTGATTAATTAGTTTGAATCTTAGTTTTTCTCTCTCTCAAATAACCATGAGTCCAAATCCATTTGAACAATCAGACTATTCAGAACAAATGCAAACAACATCTGATCTAGCATGAGtctgtttttcttttccttctttttttttgaaaataaacATTTGCAATGATCTATTTCCACTTTGGTTCAACATTTTCTTGTAAGGAGTTGAGATAGTTTATTTGAAAATTTAGATTAGGTTTTATTGATTGTCGACTCAAGTTTAATTTTTTAACTCGTATCTTATGATAGAAAAGgaaaaattgcaaaaaaaagATACTGTATATATCAGTTGGAGATTAAGATTCCACTCGTAAGCCCTTTTTTGCAAAAATGGCCTACCTTACTCAACTTTGTCTTAAAAGAATATCCTAGTATACTTATGTTAGAACCGATTTCGCCAACTTGGCCATGCAAGGCTCTAAGCTAGACAAGTCAAGCTTGTTCAAGTATTTGAACCAAGATCATTCGTTATCTATTGGGCCATAGTTGGGTCTATTTGACCTTGCCGCTATTTCGAGGCTTGGAAGAACCCCAACCTCATGGGAGACTAAGATGACAGCAAacacaaaaaaagaaaaaaaagtgtCAGCAAGGAAGAAAACGCTCGAGCACTAAATAGAGTAGCATTTTTTTTCAATGAATGGTTACTTTCAACAATTCTAGTACCAATTTTGGTATGCTGCCCATGCCTTAGCAAGTTCATACCAACATGTACAATTTCTCATCAACTTATGACTTGTGGCCTAATGAAACATTGACAAAAAATTTACGGTAGAAGAAGGAACCGAGACGACTTTACATAAGAATTCAGAGGGAATCGAGACAGTTAGATTTGAGTTCGCCTTGAACTAGACAGATTCCACCAGCCATAAGGCTGAGAAAACACTAAGAACATAAGATGTTTTAGACCAAAGATCATTTGGCCAAGATTTTTATAGAAAGCATAAGATAGTTACTGCGGATAACAGTTTTACATCCAAGGAACAGACAAAAGAGCATCACCAAGATGTTCTGAAATAACACTCTAGAACACCCTCTAAACCTAGCACTCCTTACGAACGTGAAGTACAGCAACAAGAGAGAAACCAAGAAGAACTGGTAACAGGGGTAACAGATAGATAAGAACGCCactctgtcggtgttttaccgccatgcccGCCGAGGGATAACCCTAAGGTGGTGAGTttataggtagggtgtcgccgagatcaggaatcCGAAgatgcaaaggaacacaaggtttagataaggtttagacaggtttgggccgctgagagggtaataccctacgtcctttGTTGTTTGTATTatctttgatgatgattgtgtgatctcctgggtgattcTCTGGATGATCGCTGGGTGATCCCTTGGAGGGGGtcctgtccacccttatatagtctgggaggacagatttacatggaagtcctagtcggatacatgccctagagtcctacccgagtacttttctgaTAGTTTTCtattgtatccgactagttttacgacAGTAGGAGTAGTTCTACTAGGCCACGAGTAGTTACACAAGTGTAGGGCATGGACTATATCCCAACTCTTATCATAGGAAAAGTATGCCACGTATacagtcccgtgtacccggATCCAACACACTCTAAACCACACTCTAGGTAGGAAAACCCCCAAGCTGACTCCGTGAGAAAAGCACCAGCAAGAATACTTTGCCATCATTAGTTAGATCGCCAAGATTGTAGCAGCAGCTTCAAATGGTGGATCTCCTGCTCTATCTTTGTCTTGCCACCCTCCTTCCCCAAGATGGCCCCTCTGCATAAAAGACATTAAGCGAAAAATACCTACATCAGgggaatcaatttcaacaataTTGAAGACAAAGTTATTTCTAGTTAGCCACAAGCTCTAGGCAATGCAACcaaaaagaaaaataagaaaagTTCCAGGCCCTCTCATCTCTCCCTCTATAAAATTCTCCTAAAAGTCTTCTACTCTATTGGGTATCCAGCCTTGCCAATCTTTACGTACACTTCAAACAAACTTCAGCAGAGCACAACAAAATATGATATGGTCAATTTTTTCCACCTGGCAACAAAGTTTACATCCAACCTCCCCCAGCCAGTTTCGTTTTTCAGTTGCTCAGCTGATTGTATTCTGTCATTATAGACTTGCCAGA
Coding sequences within it:
- the LOC112897098 gene encoding GDSL esterase/lipase At4g26790-like; protein product: MAAASAVHARRRRRLVLPLLLLLLPVVRARVTALIVFGDSTVDAGNNNAVPTAVRSNFPPYGRDFPGGRATGRFSNGRVATDFYSEALGLGRGFVPAYLDPDYGIQDFAIGVCFASAGSGLDVATSRVFQVIPLWKQVEMFREYKARLAAHLGAAEAHAVVAGAVCAVSIGTNDFIENYFALTTTRFLEFTVPEYTEYLVGLARAFLAELYGLGARRIGFTGLAAMGCLPVERARARALARGGCDEAYNAAARGFNAALAAMVADLGAELPGADIRVAEVYDFFEGVVREPARHGFVRADVGCCGTGTYEMGYPCGAWAAAPGGTCPDADRYVFWDAVHPTERASRLVAEHLVNSTFGRFDN